AGGAACAGAGAGCACCAGGGCAGAGTGTGAGCCCCCAATCTATGCACGGGTGCTATACCTAGTATTGGAGACAAGAAACGGCATCCAAGACACAGAAGTGAGAGGCTCCAAAACCTTCGAGCGCGTACAAGACTAGCCCGTACCTCACCTCTCCAACTTTCCCTGTGACTAAGTGGCCCACTTAAGGTCTGCCCCAGAcggtgcgtgtgcatgtgagtgtgtgtttgcatgtgcagaCTCGCACGAAAGACAAAGATCTATCTGAGGTGTCTCAGTTATTCCTCACCTGAGtgtctgagacagggcctcccaCGGAGCCTGGAGCCCACTGATTTGCCCCAGGGGTCCTCTTGTCTCCGTCCTTCCAACCTGGGATCACAAGTGCAGACCACCATTATTCCCAACCCCAgaggttctgaggatcaaacgcAGGTCCTCAGACTTGTACAGgaagcactttactcactgagccctctGCTTTGGGCTTCCCTTGATGCTCTCAGTTCCCCCCAAATCCTACCATCCTTCAAAGAGGCATACATGGAGAAAACCGAGTCACATGAGGTGTGCCCTTCAGGTGggaccctctgccctctgctagCGATGCTGGCTTGGTTGGTCTGATGTGACTACTCCATCTTTGGGGCCAACAGGAACTGCGAAAGGGCTCGTGGTCTCCCTCAGACAGGCTCATGGGCTAGGAGCAGATATACTTCTCACAGGTGGAAAGCCAAGAATATGGGCCTTCTTCATGTGCCAAATTCAAGAGAGACAAGTGGGTCAACCTTCCTGTCCTGCGGACCAGAGTTGAGCATAttggagagaaactgaggcttccAGTATTCCTAACATACCTTATCATCACCCACAGTTGAAAGTGTTTAATAGGAGGAGACATTGTGTTGCCCAGGGGAACGTGTCCCCCAGTGCCAACTGTCTAGTCCCCACGGGAATGCAATTTATTGTGCCCAAGCTCAGACATCTCTGCCCTGATATCCAGAACGTCTGTCTGTACATTGTTGTGAGCCCTGAGTGGAGCCTGGCATTTATCTGGTGGTAGCTGTCTCCCCAGCACGCGATGCAaaagccacctctgcagcccacaAAGGTCAACTATCCGAGGTCACCAGAGTCTCGAAGCTGCCTGTACCTCACAGCCCTCACTCTGAAGGCTCTTTCGTAACTCACAGGGAGTGAGTAGCTGGGAGAGCAGCTGACCATGAAATACACTTGAATCCAGTCCCATTCTTCTTGGAGGGTTTTTCAATGGCAACTGAAATTGGCCCTTAAAGAACGAAACAGAAATGTTCCTTTGTCCGGAGGGAGACCCGGGGAGACGTGTCACAGAGCGTGAGCCGTTCTGAGGCAGTGATTCAAGAGAATCTACAGCAACTGTTCTCATAAATATAAGAGGGTTTCATTATGCTTTAAAATAGCCGTGGACGCTGGAAGAAAAGAGCAGTGTTAAGTCTGACATCACAACCGGTCGCCAGACACCCCAGGTAACTTGGCTCAAAAGAAAAGTGATTTAAATATAGAAGCTTGGGGAAAAGGCGGCTTGCTGCTGGGAACAGTCACTGCTGCTAGACCAGATCCCTTCTCTAGGTATCCTGGTCCTCGACCCTTTAGAGGCGTGGGAAGGGACAGGATTAAGCCGCAGAAACATGATGTGACCAGATAGAACGAACCTTCACCCTGTTCAAACACATGATGGTGGCAGCCCTGGGGCACACATCTAAAAGAAGCTGGGCACCACCAGTCCCTGTGGAACGAACATTCAACCGTAGCCCGACAGCAAAGCCGTGCATCTGCACTAAATGCCATTGAAGCTAAAGGCAGAGATAGCTTTTATACTAAGGGAGACGGAAACCCAGGAAAGACACCAAGGCAGGACCTCACCTAAATAAAAAGCAACCTAATTTAGTTTTCTTGGGAAGCAGAAAGTAGGGCGTAGGGTATAACGGGGTATAGTGCAGTCAGGAGAGCATGCACAAAGCCAGAGGCTCTATCCCAGCACCATCTAAACCAGAAGTGGTAGCAAGTACTTGTAGTCCCAGTGCTTGGtgggcagaggtaggtggatcagAATTCCAGATTATCATTGGCTGTATTTGGATATATagtgaattcaaagccatcctgggctatgtgggaccctgtctccaaaaaataggagagagagagagagagagagagagagagagagagagagagagagagagaattaaaaataaccCATTCTTCTAGTCCTTAATTCAGTAATTCATGGATAAAGATATTGAATGTCTCCCACAAGGACGGCAACAGTACTTTGGTGTTATATCTAGTAAAAGATACTAAAGACTTGGCAGGGGTGAgcatgccttcaatcctagcacttcaggaggcagaggcaggcagatctctgagtttgaggccagcctggtctacagagtgagtttcagaacagccagggctacacagagaaacccagtctcgaAAAAGCAGAGAGGTTAGGCGGTGGGGAGGTGGAATTAGGTATAAAAGTCATCAAGGCTATATTtcctctcagcccctctcctACTGCCCCATAACATCTAGGTCTCACGTCTAACTGTCTACAGACTGTCTATGGTTGTCACGACAATGCTCAGGGTCAAGAGGCTGGCTGGGGAAGACTTTGTCTGGGGTCCACATTATTCAGGTGCTGAGGGCTGAGGAAGCAGCATGCAGAAGACCCATTGTGGGGCAAAGCAGAGTCTTCTGTAaagtgctctcctctctctctctctctctctctctctctctctctctctcccctctctctctcccccagatGCTCACAtttggtgtcttcttcaattactctccaccttatttttgagaccaggtctctcactgaagtgGAGCTTGTCAACTGGCTAGTCCGCTGGTCAATGAGTTCTAGGGATCCACCTCCCTGGCGGCGCTGGGACCACAGACACACATCGCTGTGCCCGGCTCTTTACAGGGTTGCTGGGAATCCTCGTGCTGCGTGGCaacctttaacagctgagccatctccctgggccctggaaatcttttgaaaatactGCTCCCCAGGTCCTACTGTGAATGGACCTGGGGTCCGGTTCTGGTTGATCAAGGCCCTGTAGCCTTATCACTGTTAATATTTTGTACTGGATAACTCCATCCTGTAGTGGGCTGTATCGTGTGCTGAGTGGTTTTAGTACAGTCTTAGCCTCTAGGCATCACCCACGAGAGGGATCCATACGCTGAGATCACTGGTTAATTGCTAAGCATGTATGCCCCCTACTTTGGGAACAATCTGAGCCCTGGTCTCAGTTACCCCAACTGCATAATGGGCTCAGAGTTTGCATGCTCTCTGCCCTGAGAATCCTTTACTCCCTGATGCCGTCCCAGCCTCCTTTGTGATTCCTTTTCTGCTGAAACGTTGTGCTAAAAGTCAGGGAACTGTTTGGCCCAGATTCAGAATGTTGGAGGAGGCAGGTAGCCAGAGCCAGAGGGCCCCTACATGCCCTGTGGCGAAACACCTGCCCTTTCTAACCGCTCACAGACTGTCTGCTCCTTTACAGAAAAGAACTGCTCCTACTTCAGGCACTTCAACCCAGGAGAGAGCTCGGAAATCTTTGAATTCACCACTCAGAAGGGTGAGGCCCTTGGAAGCAGGGGCGGTGGGAAGCCATTTCTGTCACAGGCTGCTGAGCCAGGAGTCACTTGGCAGAAACTTGCTGACTCCTGCTCGGGAAGAAAAGCAGCTGCAGCCTGCGCCCTGTCACATCCTTACACACAAAGGGCGGCTCCCTGCCCCAGACACCGTGCCGTGCCGAGCACCATTTGTTGGTGTTAGGGATGGTGGGCTGCAAGTTGCATCAGGAACATATTCCAGCACAGCCCAGGGAGTTAAGAAGAGTTCCAGTACCTAAAGTGCTGGAGCAGGATTGTGGGGTGGATGGGTAAGTGGGAGCCCTGGCCATACTTAACTAATAGCTCCCTGAGCTGACAAAACATGATAATCACACCCTTCCTTCATCGATAGAACTCTGAGACCTCATTAGCAGGTCCAGCCTGGCCTCTGGGGAAATGAGTGGCCACACAGTGTATAAGAgctgacacagacacacttgtGCGCAGGCTACAGACCCTCAcatttgcacgtgtgtgtgacacacacacacacacagatggacagatCCACATGCATAAGGCACACATATCCACTGAGAGCCTTAATGCAGGGGACActcgtgcatgcatgcatactgaAAGCGTAATAAAGggaacacttacacacacacacacacacacacacacacacacacacacacatcctcacacgcAGACACAGAGCACATACTCTGCTGGATTCTTAGGCAgcccacacacatccacacccacacactgtCAATCTTCCGGAGTCCTCTTGTCAATCTAAGGCAGACCACCTACAGCTCAGTGCCTCCTTCTGCCTGTCACTCAGGAGGCCTTTGGCTCTAAGAACATCTCAAACCACGGGGtgtcctgcctcctcctgaggCCTTTGTTTCAGAGAACCCTGCACTTTAGTGCCCATGAGGGCACGGATGAGTCCATCCGTAGCACCTGGCCTCACTCTTCACCCGGACTTTGCGGGCGTAAACCTTGCTCAGGTGGGAGATGGGAACCCTGGATGAAGAACCACGCTGAGAACCCTGACAGTAGGAAGTGCTGGGAGAGGCTCTGGTTCTGAGGCTCCCCTCTGTTTTGCAGAGTACAGCATCTCAGCAGCGGCCATCGCTATCTTCAGCCTTGGCTTCATCATCATAGGCTCCATCTGCGCCTTTCTGTCCTTTGGGAATAAGCGTGATTACCTGCTGAGGCCGGCGTCCATGTTTTATGCCTTTGCAGGTAGAGTGGGGTTCTGCAGTgtctgggtgggaggggggactcAGGTTTTACACAGAAGCAAATCCAGTCAGAGCCCCGGTGACCCCAGGAGGGCTGGGAGAAAGCTTGCTTTGTTCATTTTCCCCCCAATGATTCTACCCTTGGGAGGGACACTGACCAAACCTTCCCAGAGAGCgattaacaaaagaaagaaggaaacatggCAGGTCTCTGACTAACCTCCTGCGGGAGGTGGGAGATGCAGAGTGGACCACTTTTGCAGATTCCCAGTTAGAACTGTCTAGAAGCAGCTTCCCCTCAGGACCAGGTCAGAGGCAGGGAACAGAGGTTGGGGGAGGACTGAGGTGGCAGCAGGAGAACCAGCAGTCACTAGGACTCTTGGCTTTGTCCCCAGGGCTCTGCCTCATCGTGTCGGTGGAGGTCATGAGGCAGTCGGTGAAGCGTATGATTGACAGCGAGGACACAGTCTGGATTGAGTACTATTATTCGTGGTCTTTCGCCTGCGCGTGTGCCGCGTTCACCTTGCTCTTCCTCGGTGGGCTGTTTCTCCTGCTCTTCTCCCTGCCTCGGATGCCCCAGAACCCCTGGGAATCCTGCATGGACGCTGAGCCAGAGCACTAGATCAAAGCAGAGTCTTTCGGAGGTGAGGAGGGAGTCTCACATCTGCCCTGACCTCTTGTCTATCGTGTGTCTCTCCCTCTGAGCTCCTCTACAAACGGTGCACATGGACACAAACCCAGACCTGCCCAGGTCAGAGGAAGCAGGCCAGCAGGCAAGCAGGTATACGAAGGGTATACTGTGCCTTCCGCAGCTCAGGTTTGCTCACCATGCCTGCTGTCTTTGAAGATCTGGTCTGATCATCTTTAGAAAGCTTCCCGGAACAGCCTGTACTCATTCTGCAGTTCTGAGCATCGCCAGTGTCCAGAGCCAGCTCCTCCCCGCAACTCTCTTCCACCATCATATGAAACCCTCTTCCGTGACCTGAACATCCCCCCTTGGCTTCCAGGATTCCCAAGAGACATTTTTAACTGGATAGGATCTGTGCTTTGAAATAAAAGATCtcagaaatgtttccttttctccatctgcCTTGCATAGCACTTGCTGATACTCCTGGCCATAAGCTGCCCTAGACcctggagaagggaaggaaggtatGACTCCCTAGGGTAGCAGTTTTCAGCCTGTGGCTTGCAATCCCTTCCACAGGGTTCaaatatcagataccctgcatatcagatacttacattatgattcggaACAGtaagtagcaaaattgcagttaggaagtagcaatgaaaataatgtcatggttgggtgtcaccacagcatgaggaactgtattaaaggttcgcagcatcaggaaggttaagAAACTCTGCCTGGGTATTGAAGACTATGAGAGAAGAGATGGGGTTAGCTTAGAGGTTCTGAATTCCAACTTGAATGTTTGAGCCCTGGAATTGTTTTGAATGAAACTAGAAACCTTGTGGCTTGAGCAAGGGTGTTAAAAATAGGAGGGGTTATTTCTAGAATCATCCAGCCCCTCTCAGCACTGAAGCCCCATGGTCTCAGCCTAGCTTCTGGTGCCAGATTCTTGTTGAGTAgaagaggtggaggtggagggaaggagaggagaggagagggaagagaagcgggggaaggaggaggaggaggaagaggaggaggaggggggtggaggatgaagaagaagcagaagaagcaaaagcagcagaagcagcagaagaagaggaggaggaggagaaggagaagaaggaggagaagaagaagaagaaaagaagaagaagaggaagaggaagaacaagaagaacaagaagaacaagaacaacaagaagaacaagaacaacaacaagaacaagaacaacaagaagaacaagaagaggaacaagaacaagaagaggaacaagaagaagaacttCACAGGCACTTAGCACCACCATGTAACCACTGCTGCCTCCTCAGACCCTTACTGTACTGAATTTAGCCTCCAGAAACAGAAGTCAGACTTCACTGTCAGACTGTGAGGACCCTTTGTGGTCTTTGCAGAGGACACTGGAGTCCCCCATGGAGCTTATTCTAGCAAGGGAAACACCCCTCACCTGAGGAAAAGACCTGGCCCGCCACTTCTGTGCAGCCTGCAATACAGTGTAGTTTTTATAGCATGAAAGACAACAGAAGAGCATCATGAACATGAAGAATATCTCACATTGTGAAAACTGTATGCAATTCAAACTCTGGTGCCTATAAATATTCTATTGGCACACAGCAGCACCTTTTCCAAAGGGTGCTCGGTGCGGCTGCTTCCCTTACAACAGCGTTGAGTAGCCTCGTGAGAAATGTTCTACCCAGCAAAGTAAAATATTCCTTTAcatgttgggcatggtggcaggagtttattttggcttgtggttctGGAGaaagtccatcatggcaggggagGCATGACAGCATTCAGGGATGGTAGCTAGAGCAGGAGACTGAGCCATCACATTCTCCACCATGAACACCAATCAGAAAGAACACACCAGAAGTTTTGCAAAGCATTAAACtcccaaagtccacccccaggGACATACTTCCTACATCAAGGCaacacctcttaaaggttctaaAGAGTGAACTTTAAAACTTCCCAAAGAGTGCCACCAATCAGAGAGCAAGTGTTTAAATACATGAACATGTGGGAAACagttctcactcaaaccaccacaggcggGGTCCTATAATGACCCCAGAGCTGAGCGAATAGCCAGCAGGCCTCAGAGGACTTCCTGTCTGACCCTCAACATCACTGAGTTTACAGGTGCATTCGGCCACGCCCAACTGCACAGAGATGCTGGGATCTGGACCCAGGCCCTCAGGCCTGCTCACCAAGCgctcttacccactaagctatcGGCCCAGACATTGGTTTTTCCCTTTCTGGTCCTTCTTGGGAAATATTTGCTGACCCCTGCATTAGCTTCCGTCACCGCCAAAACACCCGAGATGACCTAAAAGAGGAAGAACTGATTTTGAACTCACTTTCAAAGGCCTCGCTCCAGTCACCGACTCTATTGATTCTTGGCTTGTGGTTAGACAGAACATCAAGAGGATACACCTTGAAGCAAAGCTGCTCACCCCAcggcagccaggaaacagagagggaaggaaatgggaacAGGATATATCTTTTGATGACACTTCCCAAGGTCCTGTTTCCTTTGACTGGACCCCACCTCATGAAGGGTCTACCATTCCCAATAGCTCTACATCTATAGGTGGGGTGACCCTTGGATGAGATCAGAGCCCTCACGATCCAACCACCTCCCAAAGCCTCACTGCTGACCACGCCATCACCTTATGAGATCTTGGGAACGTATTTCACACCCAAGTCATAACAATCGTCCCTGGCACCCAGAGGTTCAAATCCTTATCACACAAAGTACACTTAGCCCATCTTCGGGGGTCCTTAACTCCCAACTCATCTGTAAATGCTACAGAAGAGGACATGCGCTCATTCTAGAAGAACAATCTAGAAAGAAGGCGTGTTGGTCTGGAGGCAAGTGGATAGTGGCTATTGTAGGGTTTATAGACGTCTCAGGAGCCGGTCAATGGCTTGTCTGGGGGCTTGTCTGAGGAGTTCAGGGTGATAGCTCAGTCCCTCCTGCTTTGGGGTTGGGAACTGAGCAGACAGTCTGTCCCTTAGTTAGGACATctaaatggggtgggggtgtcctaGGGAGATAGTTCAATGGCcgagcaagcacaaggacctgagtttgatctccaacCACTTAGAAGTGGGTGTAGCTACAAACACTGGGTAGGCAGAGACGAGTGCACCATGGGAagttgctggccagtcagtctggaCAAATCGTCCAGCTCCGGGAACAGAGTGAAGGACGCTGTCTCAAAGGATTAAGGTAGAGAGATAGAGAACAACTCCTGGCATCcgcctctggcttccacgtgtGCATTCGTGGGAGAGCACACTGGGGGCAGAGCGGGGGGTGAACAGGACCTATGAATCTGAAGCCATGTCGAAATATGGGAGAGGCAGTGGCAGCTACTGCTGCCTAGTCCATTCAGCCAATGGCAGGAGACCCCGCCCCAAAGATGCTACCGTTGAGTCTGAGAGAAAACCTGCTCCGAGTGAAAGAGAATGCAGAAGTGAAAACCCTCAGGCTCCCACCGGGACCCACCCTACTAGCATCTAGCCATAGGACTCTCTGTACCACCTACACCTCCCTACCCTATACCCATGTCCTCCTCCAGGGTCTATCCTGGTAAGAGTAGTTCTCACCCCTCATCATGGAAACGTCTGTTTGCAACAGACAGAAACCTCTACAGAAAACTACAGCTGCTCAAACTGCCGTGGCGCTCAGTCCCAATGGATCCATCTACAAAATACTCCCATACCTAAGACTcggggaacattgcagaagagggggaggaaagattgGAAGAGTTGGGAGTTCAAGAGATTTTGCTGTGAGATTGAGTCTCCGAGTCACATCAGGAGTCACACCTTGAACGTCTCACCAACCTAATCATCCAAACATGAGCGgaacaagaaagataaaacaaaggaACAGGTCAAACTGCATGAGGGAAAGCCCACCAAGCCTCAACCCTGCACAGAGGACTACAGGCTTATAGTAAAGTGCGGAGCAAACGCTGCAGCcattcccagggaagagcacaccgtTTGGTTGTTCAATCCCAAACCGCCAGCCTTGGAAGCGTACATTCAAGTGGCATCCTATAGACTTAGCGGGTTATATTTgggaatgtatatgtatacacagatgcacatatgcatgcaataacagcTAAAGAGAAAACAGGCCATAAATATGAAGGAGAGCGGGCTGTGtgggagaggttggagggagggagaggaagggagaaatgctgtaattaaaacacaattgcaaaaattaaaaaacaaaacagacaaaaggcTGTGGCCATCTAGACTCACGGCAAAGGAAGGGAGGCCTGTGACTTCATCCCACAGACAACTACTTGGAAGGACCATGTGACACCCTAGAGAGTCTCCCCACCTGTGTGTTCTTCACGTGCTCTGCCCCAAAGTCCTTCTTTCCCTGTAACAGAACAATGAGATGTTGGAGGTtagcgcacgcatgcacacgtacacacaaacacgcacacacaaacacgcacacatacacacacacaggcacacacacatggacacacaaacacacacagacacatggacacccacacacggacacacacacatggacacacacacagagacatgaacatgtacacacacagggacacacagatacacacatatggacagacacacagatgcacacacacggacacacacacaggcacacacacaggcacacaggcacacacataaacacacagacaaacacacatggacacatgaacatgaacacacaaacacacacggacacatggacacccacacacagacacacacacacatggacacacacacagggacacccagacacacacatacagacgggacacacagatgcacacacacggacacatacacacaagtttTAGGGTCAGGATGGAAACATCTCAAAGGGCTTATTGTTTGTGTACCACCATGGCGGTCAATGTTGTGTGCTATGTTAGGTACTATGTGGGTCAGGGCACAAGGAGGGAGAATTTATTTCCTCACCCGTCAATGCTGAGTGGCTTCAAGTAAGGTCTACATTCTCTGAGAGTTGAGAACACTCAGTGGACACTCAGAGGGTCATGAGGTTGGCACCTGTGGAAGTGACATATTCTCCAGTCCCTCACATGACAAGCCTTTCTCCGTGAGTTCTTGGTGTCCTGTTCATTTCTTGTACTCAGCTCATTTTGACACAGTCCACTGACCCTCCTGCTGCTAAGGTCTTTGAAGGTAAGGCCATGTTTTCTTCAGAATCACTGTTGTAGCTAGACCCTTCACTGCACTGAACCTTTCCCCAAGTCCTGCACAGCGTCCAGGTCCCCAAGCCTCAGGACAGGCTCTGAGGAGCTCATGAGCTACAGTTATGCATGGACAAGGCAGTGTCCCTGAGGGAGAACGGGCAAGGCACACCTCATACAAGAAAACCATGAGGGAGAACAACAAAGCCCAGAAAGGCCTTTACAGCAAGAAAGGGGTGTGAAAGGGCTCCCTCCTGCTCTGGTTCCCCAGCCTCAGCTGTCTCCGTCCCAGGAGTGGATTCTCCACACACACAGCTTGAGTCAGATTAGTAAGACTGAGCCAGCTGCATTCTCCAGAGTGGATCCAGAGTGGAGCTCAGAGCATCATAGACGCAAGATGAAATGACTTTCCAAGCTAGAGCACACCAACAGAAGCCTTTGGGAAAGGCGGATTTCCCTAAGAGGTACAAAGCTACCTTTATACTAGATCATaagctttttttccccaaaagcagTTGATCCTCCACCCTGTCCTGAGCCAATCCAACAGGTTTGGTAACTAGATTACATACAGGTTCACCTTGCATTTGGTCGGCTTTCCACACCTGTAACCTTGGGCACATGAGCTCATAAAGAAGAAAGTACTTTAGCCCTCAGTCTTAGAGGCTTCACAAGACTGATTATTGCTTTCCATGGCACAACACATCAGGTCAGATTTAGCTTCTCAGCAGTCCCATAATCCCCTTCGGTGTTGCGCTCCCAGTGACCTAAGGGCTTCAAATTAGGTCTCATCTCTTAAAGGGCCCACTACTTCCAAGTGCACCACAGGCTTGGGACTGTGCCTTTAGCCCCTGGGTCTATGGGACATGCTTGCCCAGACCTTGAGAAATACATGCATTCCCACAAGCGGAAGTCTATTGGCCTATCACCTTCCAGTTGCCTGTGACTTTGGCCCTGGCTGTGAAACTTGGTCACAGAACTAAGGAGGCTGAGTCTATGACACCATCTTTTGGGAAAGCTTGTGGGCTAGTGCAATCACTTCTGGTTAGCATTtcatagtgaaaccttgtctctaaataaataaacaaacaaacaaacaaataaaataaaaggaaaaagaaaaaggccatgGTGGTGATGGGGAACCACTGTGGGCTTTCAGAGAATGAGTCAGGCAGTTGGTAGGATAAACATGAAGTAAGGCCATGCAATGGTCAGTTCTTCAAATCCTAAGGATTTTCATCTGATGGGGATTGACTGGCTAAGACAAAACCGTGAAATTCAAGCAGTAGAGTCAACAATGGGTCTTGAGTACTCTAGACTTACCTAGAGCAGCAGCACCACTCCCCACCCCGTCCCTGCCAGCCCAGCCTTCCAACTGTGCTCTGGGcttttccccacctctctcccaccTCAGTGTTTATCAGTCAGTTACCATCTCTGTTGAAGAGTCACCCTTGCACTTCTTCCCTGATCAGAGGTTACTTCTGCAAAGTACAGAGCACAGCTTGAGGGGCCTCTGAATCCACCACACTTACATGGAAAaaaacctgttttcctttttaaaaatccagaggcttaaaaaaaaaaagcaaaatgtctGCCTGCAGCAGAGGAAGCTGTTTGGTGGCCAgaagctgctcttgcagaggatccgggatcagatcccagcacccatgtcagggctcacagccatccgtgacgcctctcctgacttcctcagGCATCAGAACACACATAGTGCGCAGACATATGAACAGTCAGAACACCCACACACAAGAGGTAAACTAAAAACTAATGAACAAGAACAGATCCAGTGCCACAGACCACAGGCTACTGTCCCTGGGAAAGGCCGACTATCTCATCTCATTCACAACAGCAAGCCCGAGAATGGTGTATTCAAGCTGGATTAATGGCGTCCTACTAACAGGCCTATAATGTGGCACGGGAAGCCGTCTGAAGCCCACTCGTGCTtctcagagcagcagcagcatcgcAGACACAAACCTTCCTAATAGAAACATGATGGGTTCCGGGCAATCCTCTGTGTAATTGTGGGGTGTAGTACTCGCCCTACTTTAATATATCAGTGTATACTAGATTAATGGGCTCTCGAATTCTGAGCCACCCAAGCCCAGTATTAATGACAACAAGACTTGGGGAGAGAAGTTCAAAACATTtgctaaaaacaaataaataaattccgACCCGGGGAGTGTGACCTTGAAGAGGGCTCATTCTCTCCATTTATGTTGCCCGGTGACATTCGAGCCTTAAGGCTTGAGTGACTGCTGAAGTTGGTGAGCCATGTCCCAGATCTCTGTAAAATCACAACCTTACTTCTTGACACCTGGACTCTCTCTCCCATGAGCTTCACCATGTCCGTGATGAACTTAGTCAAACGTGTGCTAGCCTCTTCAACGCCTTTAAGTTTAGAGGGAAAAGGGAGCGGAGAACCAGAGTCCACACAGAAGACACACTCTCCCAATTATTAAAAaggcatttttattataaatacatttta
The genomic region above belongs to Rattus rattus isolate New Zealand chromosome 9, Rrattus_CSIRO_v1, whole genome shotgun sequence and contains:
- the Cacng1 gene encoding voltage-dependent calcium channel gamma-1 subunit, coding for MSQTKTAKVRVTLFFILAGGVLAMVAVVTDHWAVLSPHLEHHNETCVAAHFGLWRICTTWVAMHNQDKNCDGTIPAGEKNCSYFRHFNPGESSEIFEFTTQKEYSISAAAIAIFSLGFIIIGSICAFLSFGNKRDYLLRPASMFYAFAGLCLIVSVEVMRQSVKRMIDSEDTVWIEYYYSWSFACACAAFTLLFLGGLFLLLFSLPRMPQNPWESCMDAEPEH